A genomic region of Limnohabitans curvus contains the following coding sequences:
- the rbfA gene encoding 30S ribosome-binding factor RbfA, whose amino-acid sequence MARKPSSTPNRSYQVADQIQRDLAELIARELKDPRVGMVTLQGVEVTPDYAHAKVHFSVLNGDPAKTGEGLNQAAGFLRNGLFKRLHIHTVPTLHFVYDRTPERASDMNALIAKAVASKAKDD is encoded by the coding sequence ATGGCACGTAAACCGAGCAGCACCCCCAACCGCAGCTACCAAGTGGCCGACCAGATCCAGCGCGATCTGGCCGAGTTGATCGCGCGTGAGTTGAAAGACCCGCGCGTGGGCATGGTCACGCTGCAAGGCGTGGAAGTCACGCCTGATTACGCCCATGCCAAAGTGCATTTCAGCGTGTTGAATGGCGACCCTGCGAAAACAGGGGAGGGCTTGAACCAAGCCGCAGGTTTCCTGCGCAATGGCTTGTTCAAGCGCTTGCACATTCACACCGTGCCTACCTTGCACTTTGTGTACGACCGCACGCCGGAGCGTGCGTCAGACATGAACGCCTTGATTGCCAAGGCCGTCGCCTCCAAAGCGAAGGACGACTGA
- the infB gene encoding translation initiation factor IF-2, which translates to MSSTTVAEFASELKKPTDTLLDQLKAAGVAKASASDVLTEGDKQMLLSHLQASHGTASPERKKITLVKKSTTEIKQADATGKARTIQVEVRKKRTFVKRDEDEAAEVQAAPAPVAVQEPVVPAIDHAELARREEEARRQAELIRRQEEELAEKRRLREEQEAKEQAKQEAAKAKAQAEAAVVVEAVASEAKAEPSEPVVDAKAQAAEAARVEAAAASKARADEDTARAADLDSRRRKALAEAEAIRLMMSTPQKQMVAKKPEPTPDPKAIKGTLHKPAGTPGARPGAPAAPGTAAAPGNKEVKSAKLSSSWADEQAKKKAIKTRGDASGGVGRNSWRGGPKGRRDRDRDDDRAPQAPVEARVLEVHVPETITVGELAHKMAIKASEVIKQLMKLGQMATINQPLDQDTAMILVEELGHKAVIAALDDPEAFTEEEASGHQAESLTRAPVVTVMGHVDHGKTSLLDYIRRAKVASGEAGGITQHIGAYHVETPRGMISFLDTPGHEAFTAMRARGAKATDIVILVVAADDGVMPQTKEAIKHAKAAGVPIVVAVNKIDKPGANPERVKGELVAEEVVPEEFGGDSPFCEVSAKTGAGIDELLEQVLLQAEVLELKAPVDAMAKGLVIEARLDKGRGPVATVLVQSGTLNVGDVVLGGQTYGRVRAMLDENGKPIKSAGPSIPVEIQGLTEVPQAGDEFMVMTDERRAREIATYRAGKVRNTKLAKQQASKLENMFSDMTSGEVKLLPIIVKADVQGSQEALAASLLKLSTDEVKVQLVYAAVGGISESDVNLSIASKAVIIGFNTRADAGARKLAESNGVDIRYYNIIYDAVDELKAAMSGMLTPDKKEEVIGTAEIRQVLRVSKIGAIAGCMVTSGFVRRNAKLRLLRNNVVVFTGELDSLKRFKDDAKEVKENFECGLTIKNYNDIVEGDVLEFFEIKEVARTL; encoded by the coding sequence ATGTCCAGTACGACCGTAGCCGAGTTTGCCAGCGAACTCAAAAAACCAACCGACACCCTGCTTGACCAGCTCAAGGCAGCCGGTGTTGCCAAAGCTTCTGCCAGCGATGTGCTGACAGAGGGCGACAAACAAATGCTCTTGAGCCACTTGCAAGCCAGCCATGGCACAGCATCGCCCGAGCGCAAGAAAATCACCTTGGTCAAGAAATCGACCACCGAGATCAAACAAGCCGACGCCACAGGCAAAGCCCGCACCATCCAAGTGGAAGTGCGTAAAAAACGCACCTTCGTCAAGCGCGATGAAGACGAGGCGGCAGAAGTCCAAGCCGCACCCGCACCTGTTGCAGTGCAAGAGCCTGTTGTGCCTGCGATTGACCATGCCGAGTTGGCCCGACGTGAAGAAGAAGCACGCCGCCAAGCTGAGCTGATCCGTCGTCAAGAAGAAGAGCTGGCCGAAAAACGCCGTCTGCGCGAAGAGCAAGAAGCCAAAGAGCAGGCCAAACAAGAAGCCGCCAAAGCCAAAGCGCAAGCCGAAGCTGCTGTGGTGGTGGAAGCTGTTGCGTCCGAAGCCAAAGCTGAACCCTCTGAACCCGTTGTCGACGCCAAAGCGCAAGCCGCTGAAGCTGCGCGTGTGGAAGCCGCTGCGGCTTCTAAGGCACGTGCCGATGAAGACACGGCTCGCGCTGCTGATTTGGATTCTCGTCGTCGCAAAGCCTTGGCTGAAGCCGAAGCGATTCGCTTGATGATGAGCACGCCACAAAAGCAGATGGTGGCTAAAAAGCCTGAGCCAACGCCAGACCCCAAAGCCATCAAAGGTACGCTGCACAAGCCGGCAGGCACTCCAGGTGCCCGTCCAGGCGCACCTGCAGCCCCTGGCACCGCCGCTGCACCTGGCAACAAAGAAGTCAAGAGCGCCAAGCTGTCTTCCAGCTGGGCCGACGAACAAGCCAAAAAGAAAGCCATCAAAACACGCGGTGACGCGAGTGGTGGTGTGGGCCGCAACAGCTGGCGTGGAGGCCCCAAAGGCCGCCGTGACCGCGACCGCGACGATGACCGCGCACCACAAGCACCCGTCGAAGCACGCGTGCTCGAAGTGCACGTGCCAGAAACCATCACCGTGGGCGAGTTGGCCCACAAGATGGCCATCAAAGCCTCTGAAGTGATCAAACAGTTGATGAAACTTGGACAAATGGCCACCATCAACCAGCCTTTGGACCAAGACACCGCCATGATTTTGGTGGAAGAGTTGGGTCATAAGGCCGTGATTGCTGCACTGGACGATCCAGAAGCCTTTACCGAAGAAGAAGCGTCCGGCCATCAAGCCGAGTCTTTGACACGCGCCCCTGTGGTGACGGTCATGGGCCACGTGGACCACGGTAAAACCTCGTTGCTGGACTACATCCGTCGCGCCAAAGTTGCGTCGGGCGAAGCCGGTGGCATTACCCAACACATTGGCGCTTACCACGTGGAAACACCACGCGGCATGATTTCCTTCTTGGACACGCCCGGTCACGAGGCCTTCACGGCCATGCGTGCACGCGGTGCCAAAGCCACCGACATCGTCATCTTGGTGGTGGCGGCGGACGACGGCGTGATGCCGCAAACCAAAGAAGCCATCAAGCACGCGAAAGCGGCGGGTGTGCCAATCGTGGTGGCGGTCAACAAGATCGATAAGCCCGGTGCCAACCCAGAGCGCGTCAAAGGCGAATTGGTGGCTGAAGAAGTGGTGCCTGAAGAGTTCGGTGGTGATTCACCGTTCTGTGAAGTCTCTGCCAAAACCGGTGCCGGCATCGACGAGTTGCTGGAGCAAGTGCTCTTGCAAGCCGAAGTGCTCGAACTCAAAGCGCCTGTCGACGCCATGGCCAAAGGCTTGGTGATCGAAGCGCGTCTGGACAAAGGTCGCGGTCCTGTGGCCACGGTGCTGGTTCAGTCCGGTACGCTCAATGTTGGCGACGTGGTCTTGGGCGGTCAAACCTATGGCCGCGTGCGCGCCATGTTGGACGAGAACGGCAAGCCGATCAAATCGGCTGGCCCATCCATTCCAGTCGAGATTCAAGGCCTCACCGAAGTGCCACAAGCCGGTGACGAATTCATGGTCATGACCGACGAGCGTCGTGCCCGCGAAATCGCAACTTACCGTGCAGGCAAAGTGCGCAACACCAAGTTGGCCAAGCAACAAGCGTCGAAGTTGGAGAACATGTTCTCCGACATGACGTCTGGCGAAGTCAAGCTGTTGCCCATCATCGTCAAAGCCGACGTGCAAGGTTCGCAAGAAGCTTTGGCTGCCTCGCTGCTCAAGTTGTCGACCGACGAAGTCAAAGTTCAGTTGGTGTACGCCGCTGTGGGTGGCATCAGCGAGAGCGATGTCAACTTGTCGATCGCTTCTAAGGCCGTGATCATTGGCTTCAACACCCGTGCCGATGCCGGTGCGCGCAAGTTGGCCGAGAGCAATGGCGTGGACATTCGTTACTACAACATCATTTATGACGCTGTGGACGAACTCAAAGCTGCCATGTCTGGCATGTTGACGCCCGATAAGAAAGAAGAAGTCATCGGTACTGCCGAGATTCGCCAAGTGCTGCGCGTCAGCAAGATTGGTGCGATCGCGGGTTGTATGGTCACCTCTGGTTTCGTACGTCGCAACGCGAAGTTGCGTTTGTTGCGCAACAACGTGGTGGTCTTCACAGGCGAACTCGACAGCTTGAAGCGTTTCAAAGACGACGCCAAAGAAGTCAAAGAAAACTTCGAGTGCGGTTTGACCATCAAGAACTACAACGACATCGTCGAAGGCGATGTGTTGGAATTCTTCGAAATCAAAGAGGTGGCACGTACGCTGTAA
- the nusA gene encoding transcription termination factor NusA, with the protein MNREMLMLVEAISREKNVERDVVFGAVELALAQATKKLYEGDVDIRVAMDRDTGEYETFRRWLVVPDEAGLQNPEAEEMLMDARERVADVEEGEYIEEGVESLPIGRIGAMAAKQVILQKIRDAEREMLLNDFMSRGDKIFVGTVKRMDKGDLIVESGRVEGRLRRSEMIPKENFRSGDRVRAMIMEVDLTLRGAPIILSRSAPEFMVELFRHEVPEIEQGMLEIKSCARDAGSRAKIAVISHDKRVDPIGTCVGVRGTRVNAVTTELAGERVDIVLWSEDPAQFVIGALAPANVSSIVVDEERHAMDVVVDEENLAIAIGRGGQNVRLAAELTGWKINIMDAAESAQKQADETFSIRELFMAKLDVDQEVADILIEEGFTSLEEVAYVPLQEMLEIESFDEDTVNELRTRAKDALLTMEIAREESVEEVSQDLRDLEGLNAEFLPQLAESGVHTRDDLADLAVDELTAITGQSEEEAKALILKAREHWFTGQE; encoded by the coding sequence ATGAACCGCGAAATGTTGATGTTGGTCGAGGCAATCTCGCGCGAGAAAAACGTCGAACGCGATGTGGTGTTTGGCGCCGTCGAGTTGGCGTTGGCCCAAGCCACCAAAAAGCTGTACGAAGGTGATGTGGACATTCGCGTGGCGATGGACCGCGACACGGGCGAGTACGAAACTTTCCGCCGTTGGTTGGTGGTGCCTGACGAAGCTGGTTTGCAAAACCCTGAAGCCGAAGAAATGTTGATGGACGCCCGCGAGCGCGTGGCTGACGTCGAAGAAGGCGAATACATCGAAGAGGGCGTCGAGTCCTTGCCCATCGGGCGCATCGGTGCGATGGCTGCCAAGCAAGTGATCTTGCAAAAAATCCGCGACGCTGAGCGTGAGATGCTGTTGAACGATTTCATGTCGCGTGGCGACAAGATTTTTGTCGGTACCGTCAAGCGCATGGACAAGGGTGACCTGATTGTTGAGTCCGGTCGCGTGGAAGGCCGTTTGCGTCGCAGCGAAATGATTCCTAAAGAAAACTTCCGCAGTGGTGACCGTGTGCGCGCCATGATCATGGAAGTGGACTTGACTTTGCGCGGTGCGCCCATCATCTTGTCGCGTTCGGCGCCTGAGTTCATGGTGGAGTTGTTCCGCCACGAAGTGCCAGAAATTGAACAAGGCATGTTGGAAATCAAATCATGCGCCCGTGACGCGGGTTCACGCGCCAAGATCGCTGTGATCTCTCATGACAAACGCGTGGACCCCATCGGTACTTGCGTGGGCGTGCGTGGCACCCGCGTGAACGCGGTGACCACCGAGCTCGCTGGCGAACGCGTGGACATCGTGTTGTGGAGCGAAGACCCAGCTCAATTCGTGATTGGTGCTTTGGCGCCTGCCAACGTCAGCTCCATCGTGGTGGACGAAGAGCGTCACGCCATGGACGTGGTAGTGGACGAAGAAAACCTCGCCATCGCCATCGGTCGTGGCGGCCAAAACGTGCGTTTGGCTGCTGAGTTGACCGGCTGGAAAATCAACATCATGGATGCCGCTGAGTCTGCTCAGAAGCAAGCTGACGAAACGTTCAGCATCCGTGAATTGTTCATGGCCAAGTTGGACGTGGACCAAGAAGTCGCTGACATCTTGATTGAAGAAGGTTTCACCAGCCTCGAAGAAGTGGCTTATGTGCCATTGCAAGAGATGTTGGAAATCGAAAGCTTTGACGAAGACACCGTCAACGAGTTGCGCACACGTGCCAAGGATGCGCTGCTCACCATGGAAATTGCACGCGAAGAGAGCGTCGAAGAAGTTTCGCAAGATTTGCGCGACCTCGAAGGATTGAATGCGGAGTTCTTGCCCCAGTTGGCTGAGAGCGGCGTACACACCCGTGACGATTTGGCCGATTTGGCCGTAGACGAGCTCACAGCCATTACCGGCCAAAGCGAAGAAGAGGCCAAAGCCCTGATCTTGAAGGCACGTGAACATTGGTTCACGGGTCAAGAGTAA
- the rimP gene encoding ribosome maturation factor RimP: MSLQQTVEQTVTGLGYDLVEIERSAGGLLRITIDMPWTADTPVQPINVEDCERVTRQLQFALEVDGAEYARLEVSSPGIDRPLRHQADFERFVGEEVDLTLKAPIGAAAAGQVSATRKKFRGTLERTDDGAGWQITWRDEVKAKPGQKVSPKRLAEMPVHALGFTLDELREARLAPIVDFKGKKPR; encoded by the coding sequence GTGAGTTTGCAGCAAACCGTAGAACAAACAGTGACCGGCTTAGGTTACGACCTGGTAGAGATTGAACGCTCCGCCGGGGGACTCTTGCGCATCACCATCGACATGCCTTGGACGGCTGACACGCCTGTGCAGCCCATCAATGTGGAAGATTGCGAGCGCGTCACGCGCCAGCTGCAATTTGCGCTGGAAGTCGATGGCGCCGAATACGCCCGCCTTGAGGTGTCCTCCCCCGGCATTGATCGCCCTTTGCGTCACCAAGCTGATTTCGAGCGCTTTGTGGGCGAAGAGGTGGACCTCACGCTCAAAGCGCCTATTGGTGCAGCCGCTGCTGGTCAAGTGTCGGCAACCCGTAAAAAATTCCGTGGCACTTTAGAGCGTACCGACGATGGTGCAGGCTGGCAAATCACCTGGCGTGATGAAGTCAAGGCCAAGCCTGGTCAAAAAGTCAGCCCCAAAAGATTAGCCGAAATGCCAGTTCACGCACTGGGTTTCACGCTGGACGAACTGCGAGAAGCACGTCTGGCTCCGATTGTGGATTTCAAGGGCAAAAAGCCCCGTTGA
- a CDS encoding ABC transporter ATP-binding protein yields the protein MRLPLLQVRDLRIGFQNEDVVKGISFNLDLGEKLALVGESGSGKSVTALSFVKLLEGARVSGRVLWTAQDADTLHPEATDAPHTHDLVKLSERQLVHIRGQDIAFVFQEPMTALNPLMMVGDQIAEVLELKRGMTREEAWHEAVELLNLTGIPEPVRRASAYPHQLSGGQRQRVMIAMALACRPRLLVADEPTTALDVSLRAQILDLLNDLQKRFGMAVLLITHDLNTVRRFADQVLVMEKGVVVESGAVDAVLTYPEHPYTQRLINSQPPRNVVDANANAPIVMQAKGLRVSYPIRRSGWKGWFKGDHFVAVQAASFDLRAGQTLGVIGESGSGKTTLALAALGLMPSKGTLTIDGAAWQGKSAQDLSLRRKVQVVFQDPFSSLSPRMNVQELVSEGLTLHAPELDALGRLRRILVTLAAVGLTETEFPGLLQRYPHEFSGGQRQRLAIARALVIEPQVLVLDEPTSALDATTQLQVLQLLQKLQRERGLSYLLITHDVSVIRAMAHHVMVMQAGKVVEAGTFDQILNNPQAPYTKILVGAEA from the coding sequence ATGAGATTGCCTTTGCTTCAGGTGCGCGATTTGCGCATCGGCTTTCAAAATGAAGATGTCGTCAAAGGCATCAGCTTCAACTTAGACCTGGGTGAAAAGCTGGCCTTGGTGGGTGAGTCGGGTTCGGGCAAAAGCGTGACCGCACTCAGTTTTGTGAAGCTGCTTGAAGGCGCGCGCGTGTCTGGCCGTGTGCTGTGGACTGCGCAAGATGCCGACACCCTGCACCCCGAAGCCACCGATGCACCGCACACGCATGACTTGGTCAAGCTCAGCGAGCGTCAGTTGGTCCACATTCGCGGCCAAGACATTGCCTTTGTGTTCCAAGAACCGATGACGGCCTTGAACCCCTTGATGATGGTGGGTGACCAAATCGCTGAGGTGCTAGAGCTCAAACGCGGCATGACGCGCGAAGAAGCCTGGCACGAAGCCGTGGAGTTACTCAACCTCACAGGCATCCCTGAACCGGTGCGCCGTGCCAGTGCCTACCCGCATCAGCTCTCGGGTGGTCAACGCCAACGCGTGATGATTGCCATGGCCTTGGCTTGCCGTCCACGCTTGTTGGTGGCCGATGAGCCGACCACTGCTTTGGATGTGTCGCTGCGTGCGCAAATTTTGGATTTGCTCAACGATTTGCAAAAACGTTTTGGCATGGCCGTGTTGCTCATCACGCATGACCTCAACACCGTGCGTCGTTTTGCGGACCAAGTGTTGGTCATGGAAAAGGGTGTGGTGGTGGAGTCGGGCGCTGTTGATGCGGTGCTGACTTATCCAGAACACCCCTACACACAACGCTTGATCAACAGTCAGCCGCCTCGAAATGTGGTGGACGCCAATGCCAACGCGCCAATCGTCATGCAAGCCAAGGGCTTGCGGGTGAGCTACCCCATTCGGCGCTCAGGCTGGAAAGGCTGGTTCAAAGGCGATCACTTTGTCGCAGTTCAAGCTGCCAGTTTTGACTTGCGTGCTGGGCAAACCTTGGGCGTGATTGGCGAGTCGGGCTCCGGGAAAACCACCTTGGCTTTGGCGGCGCTTGGATTGATGCCTTCCAAGGGCACGCTCACCATCGACGGTGCGGCTTGGCAAGGCAAGTCCGCACAAGACTTATCGCTGCGCCGCAAAGTGCAAGTGGTGTTCCAAGACCCGTTTTCGTCCTTGTCACCCCGCATGAACGTGCAAGAGCTGGTGTCTGAGGGCTTGACTCTGCACGCCCCCGAGCTGGACGCGTTAGGCCGTTTGCGCCGCATTTTGGTAACTTTGGCGGCTGTCGGTTTGACTGAAACCGAATTTCCAGGCCTGTTGCAGCGCTACCCCCACGAATTTTCGGGCGGTCAACGTCAGCGTTTGGCGATTGCCCGTGCTTTGGTGATCGAGCCGCAGGTGTTGGTGCTAGATGAGCCCACCAGTGCCTTGGATGCCACGACCCAGTTGCAGGTCTTGCAATTGCTGCAAAAGCTCCAGCGGGAGCGGGGTTTGAGCTACTTACTCATCACCCATGATGTGTCAGTGATTCGCGCCATGGCACACCATGTGATGGTGATGCAAGCCGGGAAGGTGGTGGAGGCGGGTACGTTTGACCAAATCTTGAACAACCCACAAGCTCCGTATACGAAGATTTTGGTAGGGGCCGAGGCCTAA
- a CDS encoding ABC transporter permease, with protein MYGWTRVSNSTEASLSPTQRAWLRFRHNRLGFYSLVLFVFFFGLSLLAEVLCNDKPLLARYNGSFYMPIVHNQPETTFGGDFDTPTDYLDPFIQAQFDKPGNWALYPLVPYHHSTLNYFAATPNPAPPSADNWFGTDDRGRDVLARLLYGFRISVLFALALTLFGTVIGILTGALQGFFGGKTDLAMQRFIEVWSAMPELYLLIIFSAVFDPSITLLLILLGLFGWMGLSDYVRAEFLRNRQLDYVRAARALGLSDAQIMWRHVLPNSLTPVVTFLPFRMSAAILSLTSLDFLGLGVPPGTPSLGELLAQGKNNIDAWWISLSTFAVLVVTLMLLTFMGDALRDALDPRKARP; from the coding sequence ATGTATGGGTGGACCCGCGTGTCAAATTCGACTGAAGCATCTTTGTCGCCCACCCAGCGCGCTTGGCTGCGGTTCAGGCACAACCGCCTTGGCTTTTACAGCTTGGTGTTGTTTGTGTTCTTCTTTGGCTTGAGTTTGCTGGCAGAAGTGTTGTGCAACGACAAGCCTTTGCTGGCCCGCTACAACGGCAGCTTTTACATGCCCATCGTGCACAACCAGCCGGAGACGACCTTCGGTGGCGACTTCGACACGCCCACCGACTACCTCGACCCGTTTATTCAAGCTCAGTTTGACAAGCCCGGCAACTGGGCCTTGTACCCGCTCGTTCCTTACCACCACAGCACGCTCAACTACTTTGCTGCCACGCCCAATCCCGCGCCACCTTCGGCGGACAACTGGTTTGGCACAGACGACCGCGGTCGCGATGTACTGGCTCGTTTGCTTTATGGTTTTCGCATCTCTGTCTTGTTTGCCTTGGCGCTGACCTTGTTTGGCACCGTCATTGGCATCTTGACCGGTGCCTTGCAAGGCTTTTTTGGCGGCAAGACCGACTTGGCCATGCAGCGCTTCATCGAGGTGTGGAGCGCCATGCCCGAGCTCTATTTGCTCATCATCTTTTCAGCAGTGTTCGACCCGAGCATCACCTTGTTGCTGATTTTGTTGGGCTTGTTTGGCTGGATGGGCTTGTCTGACTATGTGCGCGCCGAGTTCTTGCGCAACCGTCAGCTTGACTATGTGCGCGCCGCGCGTGCGCTGGGCTTGTCAGACGCGCAAATCATGTGGCGCCATGTGCTGCCCAACAGCTTGACGCCCGTGGTCACGTTTTTGCCGTTTCGCATGAGCGCGGCCATCTTGTCGCTCACTTCCTTAGACTTCTTAGGGTTGGGTGTGCCACCGGGGACGCCCAGCTTGGGTGAGCTGTTGGCACAGGGTAAAAACAACATCGATGCGTGGTGGATTTCTCTGTCCACCTTTGCGGTGTTGGTCGTCACCTTGATGCTGCTGACCTTCATGGGGGACGCGCTGCGCGATGCGCTGGACCCCAGAAAGGCACGCCCATGA
- a CDS encoding microcin C ABC transporter permease YejB, whose translation MSSYILRRLLLMIPTLLGVLLMTFVVIQFVPGGPVEQMVSQLQGRDSGGEGAAVAGAGYRGRQGVDAARIEEIRQQYGFDKPPTERFWQMLKQFAVFDLGKSFFYPKTVWELVKEKMPVSISLGLWTFLLSYLISVPLGVAKAVRAGSTFDLVTSLLVLVGFAIPGFVLGVALLVVFGGQLQWFPLRGLTSANWEQLTWGARITDYLWHIVLPVASSVLGAFAVTTLLTKNAMLEEIRKQYVLTARAKGLSERRVIWNHVFRNALIPLVTGFPAAFIGAFFTGSLLIETLFSLDGLGLLSYESVMRRDYPVVLGTLYLFTLIGLVTKLISDLCYVWVDPRVKFD comes from the coding sequence ATGAGTTCGTACATCCTCAGACGTTTGCTGTTGATGATTCCCACCTTGTTGGGGGTTTTGCTGATGACCTTTGTGGTCATTCAATTTGTGCCGGGTGGCCCGGTTGAGCAAATGGTGTCGCAGCTGCAAGGCCGCGATAGCGGAGGCGAGGGCGCTGCCGTGGCAGGCGCTGGCTACCGTGGCCGCCAAGGCGTGGACGCCGCGCGCATTGAAGAAATTCGCCAGCAATACGGCTTTGACAAACCGCCCACCGAACGGTTTTGGCAAATGCTCAAACAGTTCGCGGTGTTTGATTTGGGTAAAAGCTTTTTCTATCCCAAAACCGTCTGGGAACTAGTGAAAGAAAAAATGCCTGTCTCTATCAGTCTCGGGCTGTGGACGTTTCTCTTGAGTTACCTCATCTCGGTGCCCTTGGGTGTTGCCAAGGCCGTGCGTGCAGGTTCTACGTTTGACTTGGTGACGAGCCTCTTGGTGTTGGTGGGCTTTGCCATTCCCGGCTTTGTGTTGGGCGTGGCCTTGCTGGTGGTCTTTGGCGGTCAGCTGCAGTGGTTTCCGCTCCGCGGTCTGACGTCAGCCAACTGGGAGCAACTCACCTGGGGCGCGCGCATCACCGATTACCTGTGGCATATCGTGTTGCCGGTCGCGTCTAGCGTGTTGGGTGCATTTGCCGTGACCACGCTGTTGACCAAAAACGCCATGCTCGAAGAAATTCGCAAGCAATACGTGCTCACTGCCCGCGCCAAAGGTTTGTCTGAACGCCGCGTCATTTGGAACCATGTGTTTCGCAACGCGCTCATTCCCTTGGTCACAGGTTTTCCTGCGGCCTTCATCGGCGCGTTCTTCACGGGTTCGTTGTTGATTGAAACCTTGTTCTCGCTCGATGGCTTGGGGCTGTTGAGTTACGAAAGCGTCATGCGCCGAGACTACCCCGTGGTGTTGGGGACGTTGTATTTGTTCACGTTGATTGGTTTGGTCACCAAACTCATCAGCGACCTTTGTTATGTATGGGTGGACCCGCGTGTCAAATTCGACTGA
- a CDS encoding extracellular solute-binding protein translates to MRSFLILLAFLCSGPSWAGHAYAQFGDIKYPANFKNFDYANPLAPKGGELVLVPPSRLSSFDKYNPFTLKGNAAPGLTGLVFESLLTGTMDEPTTAYGLLAEDVSVAADRRSVTFKLRPQARFHNSDAVMAEDVKYSFEQLISKQAAPQFRTLYAEVAGVTVVDPRTVRFDFKRVNPELTLIVGGMPVFSRQWGSENGYPKPLDKIVTDTPIGSGPYKMGRVVFGRDVSYERDNNYWARDLNVRKGLFNFDRITYRLYKDNTAQLEGFKAGEFDLVQSFIAREWARGYTGKQFATRQLMKSEFKHGNAGDFQGFMFNTRLPKFKDARVREAIGLAMDFEWMNRQLFYGAYQRVRGYFVASDFEATGMPDAAELALLTPLRDKLAPGVFKDAVPQPPRTSLDPKSGETLRDHLRRAKALLAEAGWTYRDGALRNPQGEPFTVEFLDNSGAMGRVITPYTKNLEKLGFQVNYKVIDFAILQKRLDVFDFEIISNRIVGSESPGTELMERFGTKAATTEGSGNFMGIQDPAVDALLENITSAKTRPQLITAVRALDRVLRHGHYSVPHWYGGVHRVAWRNGRFELPAVMPRYYQPETWASSTWWATIDNRATLAATKRAERAP, encoded by the coding sequence ATGCGTAGCTTCCTGATTTTGTTGGCGTTTTTGTGCTCTGGCCCGTCTTGGGCAGGCCATGCTTACGCGCAATTTGGGGACATCAAATACCCCGCCAACTTCAAAAACTTTGACTATGCCAACCCACTGGCGCCCAAAGGCGGCGAGCTGGTGTTGGTGCCGCCTTCGCGTTTGTCGAGTTTCGACAAATACAACCCCTTCACCCTCAAAGGCAATGCGGCGCCTGGCTTGACGGGCTTGGTGTTCGAGTCCTTGTTGACGGGCACCATGGACGAGCCCACCACAGCCTATGGCTTGTTGGCTGAAGATGTGAGCGTGGCGGCAGACCGCCGTTCGGTGACTTTCAAGCTGCGCCCGCAAGCGCGCTTTCACAACAGCGATGCGGTGATGGCCGAGGACGTGAAGTACTCTTTTGAGCAACTCATCAGCAAGCAGGCGGCCCCGCAATTCCGCACTCTGTATGCCGAGGTAGCCGGTGTGACGGTGGTCGACCCGCGCACTGTGCGTTTTGACTTCAAGCGCGTGAATCCCGAGCTGACCTTGATCGTGGGCGGCATGCCCGTGTTCAGCCGCCAGTGGGGCAGCGAGAACGGTTATCCCAAGCCCTTGGACAAAATCGTCACAGATACCCCCATCGGCAGTGGCCCTTACAAAATGGGTCGCGTGGTGTTTGGCCGCGATGTGAGCTACGAGCGCGACAACAACTATTGGGCCCGCGATTTGAATGTGCGCAAAGGCTTGTTCAACTTTGACCGCATCACCTACCGCTTGTACAAAGACAATACGGCGCAGCTTGAAGGCTTCAAGGCCGGTGAGTTCGATTTGGTGCAGTCCTTCATCGCGCGCGAGTGGGCGAGGGGCTACACGGGCAAACAGTTTGCGACGCGTCAACTGATGAAAAGCGAGTTCAAGCACGGCAATGCGGGTGACTTTCAGGGCTTCATGTTCAACACCCGGTTGCCCAAATTCAAAGACGCGCGTGTGCGTGAGGCCATTGGCCTGGCCATGGACTTTGAGTGGATGAACCGCCAGCTGTTTTACGGGGCTTACCAGCGCGTGCGTGGCTACTTTGTGGCCAGTGATTTTGAAGCCACGGGCATGCCTGACGCCGCAGAGTTGGCCTTGCTCACGCCTTTGCGTGACAAGCTCGCACCGGGGGTGTTCAAAGACGCCGTGCCTCAGCCACCGCGGACCTCGCTAGACCCCAAATCAGGCGAAACCTTGCGTGACCATTTGCGCCGTGCCAAGGCCTTGTTGGCCGAGGCGGGCTGGACTTACCGCGATGGCGCTTTGCGCAACCCACAAGGCGAACCATTCACGGTTGAGTTTTTAGACAACTCAGGCGCCATGGGGCGTGTGATCACGCCGTACACCAAGAACCTAGAGAAGCTGGGTTTTCAGGTGAACTACAAAGTCATCGACTTCGCCATTCTGCAAAAACGCTTGGATGTGTTTGACTTTGAAATCATCAGCAACCGCATTGTGGGCAGCGAGTCACCAGGCACTGAGCTGATGGAGCGCTTTGGCACCAAAGCGGCCACCACTGAAGGCTCGGGTAACTTCATGGGCATCCAAGACCCTGCGGTTGATGCTTTGTTGGAAAACATCACCTCTGCCAAAACTAGGCCTCAGCTCATCACTGCGGTGCGTGCGTTGGACCGTGTGCTGCGCCACGGCCACTACAGCGTGCCGCATTGGTACGGCGGTGTGCATCGGGTCGCATGGCGCAATGGTCGCTTTGAGTTGCCGGCGGTTATGCCTCGCTACTACCAACCCGAAACATGGGCCTCGTCCACGTGGTGGGCCACCATTGACAACCGCGCCACCTTGGCCGCGACCAAAAGAGCGGAGCGTGCGCCATGA